In Thauera aromatica K172, one DNA window encodes the following:
- a CDS encoding tyrosine recombinase XerC, with protein sequence MGAERPEAMLSAEIEAWLEWLATQRRAAAPTLKAYRACVHALLRLADGRALPALEVQDIRRFVARLHGEGLAGRSIALHLAAWRGLYRWLIRHHGVRANPALGVRPPKSPALLPRALSPDQAAALLDPEAESALEVRDVALFELIYSSGLRVAEAAALDVERGVDFVEGMVTVSGKRNRMRSVPVGARARAALGDWLAVRAQFARGGERALFVTRHGTRLSPSGIASRLARRAQALGLGVHVHPHMLRHSFASHLLQSSGDLRAVQELLGHASIRSTQVYTHLDFQHLAKVYDRAHPRARKADQAGKGFPAKKDLPVGKGSPAGKDPPAAGGGGSGESDGDG encoded by the coding sequence ATGGGCGCGGAACGGCCGGAGGCGATGCTGTCGGCGGAAATCGAAGCCTGGCTGGAGTGGCTGGCGACCCAGCGCCGCGCCGCGGCGCCGACGCTGAAAGCCTACCGCGCCTGCGTCCACGCGCTGCTGCGCCTGGCCGACGGGCGGGCGTTGCCTGCTCTCGAAGTGCAGGACATCCGCCGCTTCGTCGCCCGCCTCCACGGCGAGGGCCTGGCCGGGCGCTCGATCGCGCTCCACCTCGCGGCCTGGCGCGGGCTGTACCGCTGGCTGATCCGCCACCACGGGGTGCGCGCCAATCCGGCGCTCGGAGTGCGCCCGCCGAAATCGCCCGCGTTGCTGCCGCGTGCGCTGTCGCCCGACCAGGCTGCGGCGCTGCTCGATCCTGAGGCGGAAAGCGCGCTCGAAGTGCGCGATGTGGCGCTGTTCGAGCTCATCTATTCGTCCGGGCTGCGGGTCGCCGAAGCCGCCGCGCTCGACGTGGAGCGGGGAGTCGATTTCGTCGAGGGCATGGTGACCGTCAGCGGCAAGCGCAATCGCATGCGCAGCGTGCCGGTCGGGGCGCGGGCGCGGGCCGCGCTCGGGGACTGGCTGGCAGTGCGCGCGCAGTTCGCGCGGGGCGGTGAGCGGGCGCTGTTCGTCACCCGCCACGGCACCCGCCTGTCGCCGAGCGGCATCGCCAGCCGGCTGGCGCGGCGGGCACAGGCGCTGGGGCTGGGAGTCCATGTCCATCCGCACATGCTGCGCCACAGTTTCGCCAGCCACCTGCTGCAATCGAGCGGCGACCTGCGCGCGGTGCAGGAACTGCTCGGCCATGCCAGCATCCGCAGCACCCAGGTCTACACCCACCTTGATTTCCAGCACCTGGCCAAAGTCTATGACCGCGCCCATCCGCGCGCGCGCAAGGCCGACCAGGCGGGAAAAGGTTTTCCGGCGAAAAAAGACCTCCCGGTGGGAAAAGGCTCCCCTGCGGGGAAGGACCCCCCGGCGGCGGGCGGGGGCGGGAGCGGGGAAAGCGACGGCGACGGCTGA
- the ruvB gene encoding Holliday junction branch migration DNA helicase RuvB — translation MIETDKLQAAPAERLISPRPADRQEDAVERALRPKRLAEYVGQAKIREQLEIFITAARNRSEALDHVLLFGPPGLGKTTLAHIVAAEMGVNLRQTSGPVLERAGDLAALLTNLEPHDVLFIDEIHRLSPVVEEILYPALEDFQIDIMIGEGPAARSVKLDLPPFTLVGATTRAGMLTNPLRDRFGIVSRLEFYTADELAFIVGRSARLLNVAIDDAGALEIARRARGTPRIANRLLRRVRDYAEVKAGGHISSAVADAALKMLDVDHLGLDLMDRKLLGAMLEKFGGGPVGLDNLAAAIGESSDTIEDVIEPYLIQQGYLQRTPRGRMATLSIWQHFDLAPPRSGQGGDLFGA, via the coding sequence ATGATCGAAACCGACAAGCTGCAGGCCGCTCCCGCCGAACGGCTGATCTCGCCGCGCCCCGCCGACCGCCAGGAAGACGCTGTCGAGCGCGCGCTGCGCCCCAAGCGCCTGGCCGAATACGTCGGCCAGGCGAAGATCCGCGAGCAGCTCGAGATCTTCATCACTGCCGCCCGCAACCGCAGCGAAGCGCTCGACCACGTGCTGCTGTTCGGCCCCCCCGGCCTGGGCAAGACCACCCTCGCCCACATCGTCGCCGCCGAGATGGGGGTGAACCTGCGCCAGACCTCGGGGCCGGTGCTCGAACGCGCCGGGGATCTCGCCGCACTGCTCACCAACCTCGAACCGCACGACGTCCTCTTCATCGACGAAATCCACCGTCTCTCGCCGGTGGTGGAGGAAATCCTCTACCCGGCCCTCGAAGACTTCCAGATCGACATCATGATCGGCGAAGGCCCGGCGGCGCGCTCGGTGAAGCTCGACCTGCCGCCGTTTACGCTCGTCGGCGCCACCACCCGCGCCGGCATGCTCACCAATCCGCTGCGCGACCGCTTCGGCATCGTCTCGCGGCTCGAGTTCTATACCGCGGACGAGCTCGCCTTTATCGTCGGCCGCTCGGCGCGGCTGTTGAACGTCGCCATCGACGACGCCGGCGCGCTCGAAATCGCCCGCCGCGCGCGCGGTACCCCGCGCATCGCCAACCGCCTGCTGCGCCGCGTGCGCGACTACGCCGAAGTGAAGGCCGGCGGCCACATCAGCAGCGCAGTGGCCGATGCGGCGCTGAAGATGCTCGACGTCGACCATCTCGGCCTCGACCTGATGGACCGCAAGCTGCTCGGCGCGATGCTGGAGAAGTTCGGCGGCGGCCCGGTCGGGCTCGACAACCTCGCCGCCGCGATCGGCGAATCGAGCGACACCATCGAGGACGTCATCGAGCCCTACCTGATCCAGCAAGGCTACCTGCAGCGCACTCCGCGCGGGCGCATGGCGACACTTTCGATCTGGCAGCACTTCGACCTCGCCCCGCCGCGCAGCGGGCAGGGCGGAGACCTGTTCGGCGCCTAA
- the dapF gene encoding diaminopimelate epimerase: MKLRFTKMHGLGNDFVVIDATRAPVDLNPARVRAIADRHFGVGCDQLLVVEPASRVDVDFRYRIFNADGGEVEQCGNGARCFARFVHDKGLTAKREIRVETRSGIIAPRLREDGLVTVDMGVPELAPAKIPFRSDSDAVVQPLQVGEVTLAITVVSMGNPHAVQVVADVDAAPVAAQGALIERHERFPARVNAGFLQVVDPHRARLRVFERGAGETLACGTGACAAAVAGILRGLLESPVRIETRGGELEIAWDGPATNVRMTGPAVTVFEGEMALD, translated from the coding sequence ATGAAACTGCGCTTTACCAAGATGCACGGCCTCGGCAACGACTTCGTCGTCATCGACGCCACCCGCGCCCCGGTCGACCTCAATCCGGCGCGGGTGCGGGCGATCGCCGACCGCCATTTCGGCGTCGGCTGCGACCAGCTGCTGGTGGTCGAGCCGGCGAGCCGGGTGGATGTCGACTTCCGCTATCGCATCTTCAACGCCGACGGCGGCGAGGTCGAGCAGTGCGGCAACGGCGCGCGCTGCTTCGCCCGCTTCGTCCACGACAAGGGCCTTACCGCGAAGCGCGAGATCCGCGTCGAGACCCGGTCCGGCATCATCGCGCCGCGCCTGCGCGAGGACGGTCTGGTCACGGTGGACATGGGCGTGCCCGAGCTGGCGCCGGCGAAGATTCCCTTCCGCTCCGACTCCGACGCCGTGGTCCAGCCGCTGCAGGTGGGCGAGGTCACCCTGGCGATCACCGTGGTGTCGATGGGCAACCCGCACGCGGTGCAGGTGGTGGCCGATGTCGATGCCGCGCCGGTGGCCGCGCAGGGGGCGCTGATCGAGCGCCATGAGCGTTTTCCGGCGCGGGTCAATGCCGGCTTCCTGCAGGTGGTCGATCCCCATCGTGCGCGCCTGCGCGTGTTCGAGCGCGGCGCCGGCGAGACCCTGGCCTGCGGCACCGGCGCCTGCGCGGCGGCGGTGGCCGGCATCCTGCGCGGCTTGCTCGAGTCGCCGGTGCGGATCGAGACCCGCGGCGGCGAGCTCGAAATCGCCTGGGATGGTCCCGCTACCAACGTGCGGATGACCGGACCGGCGGTCACCGTGTTCGAAGGCGAGATGGCGCTCGACTGA
- a CDS encoding DUF484 family protein → MNAEDLARYLREHPDFLCEHGEVFAGLTVPHPQHGGQAISLAERQLHTLRERIRQLELDLAELIRFGADNDDISAKVHRLSLALLEAGSAEGVRQALTDSLQDDFAVPYVALKLWVADSVAAEADEVGEAARRQLDGLRQPYCGVPEHAEMAGWFGESGAHIRSLALMPLRRQGVCFGLLGLGSGEPERFYPGMGTLYLGRIGELVAAALARSPA, encoded by the coding sequence ATGAATGCCGAAGATCTCGCGCGCTACCTGCGCGAACACCCCGACTTCCTCTGTGAGCATGGCGAGGTGTTCGCCGGGCTGACCGTGCCGCATCCGCAGCACGGCGGGCAGGCGATCTCGCTCGCTGAGCGCCAGCTGCACACCCTGCGCGAGCGGATTCGCCAGCTCGAACTCGATCTCGCCGAGCTGATCCGGTTCGGCGCCGACAACGACGACATCAGCGCCAAAGTGCATCGCCTGTCGCTCGCCCTGCTCGAAGCCGGCAGCGCCGAAGGCGTGCGCCAGGCGCTGACCGACAGCCTGCAGGACGACTTCGCCGTGCCCTATGTCGCGCTCAAGCTGTGGGTTGCGGATTCCGTGGCAGCGGAGGCGGACGAAGTCGGGGAGGCGGCGCGGCGCCAGCTCGACGGCCTGCGCCAGCCCTACTGCGGCGTGCCGGAGCATGCCGAAATGGCGGGCTGGTTCGGCGAATCTGGCGCCCACATCCGCTCCCTCGCGCTGATGCCGCTGCGCCGCCAGGGAGTCTGCTTCGGCCTGCTCGGGCTCGGCAGTGGCGAACCCGAGCGCTTCTACCCCGGAATGGGCACGCTCTACCTGGGACGCATCGGCGAGCTGGTGGCGGCGGCGCTGGCGCGGAGCCCGGCCTGA
- the ruvA gene encoding Holliday junction branch migration protein RuvA, which produces MIGRLTGTLLEKTPPQILIDVHGVGYEVDVPMSTFYGLPAAGAQVSLHTHFVVREDGHFLFGFATAEERTTFRQLLKVSGVGARMALAVLSGLSVNDLAQAVALQEAGRLVKIPGIGKKTAERLLLELRDKLGKALPNLAGTKLAAAPGTPPDAKSDILNALLALGYNEREALGAMKGLAEDAGVSEGIRQALKALSKA; this is translated from the coding sequence ATGATCGGCCGCCTCACCGGCACCCTGCTGGAAAAAACTCCCCCCCAGATCCTCATCGACGTCCACGGCGTCGGCTACGAAGTCGACGTGCCGATGAGCACCTTCTACGGCCTGCCGGCGGCCGGTGCGCAGGTCAGCCTGCACACCCACTTCGTCGTGCGCGAGGACGGCCACTTCCTGTTCGGTTTCGCCACCGCCGAAGAGCGCACCACCTTCCGCCAGTTGCTGAAAGTATCCGGCGTCGGCGCGCGCATGGCGCTCGCGGTGCTGTCGGGACTTTCGGTGAACGACCTCGCCCAGGCGGTTGCGCTGCAGGAAGCCGGCCGCCTGGTGAAGATTCCCGGCATCGGCAAGAAGACCGCCGAGCGCCTGCTGCTCGAGTTGCGCGACAAGCTCGGCAAGGCCCTGCCGAACCTGGCTGGCACCAAGCTCGCCGCCGCCCCCGGCACACCGCCCGATGCGAAGAGCGACATCCTCAACGCGCTCCTCGCGCTCGGCTACAACGAACGCGAGGCGCTCGGCGCGATGAAGGGGCTGGCCGAGGACGCAGGCGTGTCCGAAGGCATCCGCCAGGCGCTGAAGGCGCTGTCGAAGGCCTGA